The Castor canadensis chromosome 8, mCasCan1.hap1v2, whole genome shotgun sequence genome contains a region encoding:
- the Aqp5 gene encoding aquaporin-5, whose translation MKKEVCSVAFLKAVFAEFLATLIFVFFGLGSALKWPSALPTILQIALAFGLAIGTLAQALGPVSGGHINPAITLALLVGNQISLLRAVFYVAAQLVGAIAGAGILYGLAPLNARGNLAVNALNNNTSPGQAVVVEMILTFQLALCIFSSTDSRRTSPVGSPALSIGLSVTLGHLVGIYFTGCSMNPARSFGPAVVMKRFSPAHWVFWVGPIVGAILAAILYFYLLFPNSLSLSERVAIIKGTYEPEEDWEDHREERKKTIELTAH comes from the exons ATGAAGAAGGAGGTGTGCTCGGTGGCTTTCCTCAAGGCTGTGTTCGCTGAGTTCCTGGCCACCCTCATCTTCGTCTTCTTCGGCCTTGGCTCGGCTCTCAAGTGGCCGTCAGCGCTGCCCACCATTTTGCAGATTGCGCTGGCCTTTGGCCTGGCCATAGGCACCCTGGCCCAGGCCTTGGGGCCTGTGAGCGGAGGCCACATCAACCCGGCCATCACCCTAGCGCTCTTAGTAGGCAACCAGATCTCCCTGCTCCGGGCGGTCTTCTACGTGGCAGCCCAGCTGGTGGGCGCCATTGCTGGGGCAGGCATCCTCTATGGGTTGGCACCACTCAATGCCCGGGGCAACCTGGCCGTCAATGCG CTCAACAACAACACGTCACCAGGCCAAGCCGTGGTGGTGGAGATGATCCTGACCTTCCAGCTGGCGCTCTGCATCTTCTCCTCCACTGACTCCCGTCGCACCAGCCCTGTGGGTTCTCCAGCCCTGTCCATTGGCCTGTCTGTCACACTGGGCCACCTCGTGGGG ATCTACTTCACCGGCTGCTCCATGAACCCAGCCCGCTCTTTTGGCCCTGCAGTGGTCATGAAGAGGTTCAGCCCCGCACACTGG GTCTTCTGGGTGGGGCCCATCGTGGGGGCCATCCTGGCTGCCATCCTCTACTTCTACCTGCTCTTCCCCAACTCCTTGAGCCTCAGTGAGCGTGTGGCTATTATCAAAGGCACATATGAGCCTGAGGAGGACTGGGAAGATCATCGGGAGGAGCGGAAGAAGACCATAGAGCTGACTGCCCACTGA
- the Aqp6 gene encoding aquaporin-6, translated as MEPGLCGRVYMLVGRLRTAISKALFAEFLATGLYVFFGVGSVLRWQALPSVLQIAITFNLATATAVQVSWKTSGAHANPAVTLAYLVGSHISLPRAVAYVAAQLAGATVGAALLYGVTPGDVRGTLGINVVQNSTSTGQAVAVELVLTLQLVLCVFASTDSRQTLGSPAAMIGTSVALGHLIGIYFTGCSMNPARSFGPAVIVGKFAVHWIFWVGPLTGAVLASLIYNFILFPDTKTVAQRLAILMGTTEVEKVLEVEPQKKESQSQSSSGDIEVSV; from the exons ATGGAGCCAGGTCTGTGCGGCAGGGTTTACATGCTGGTAGGCAGGCTTCGGACTGCCATCAGCAAGGCGCTGTTCGCTGAGTTCCTGGCCACAGGGCTGTATGTGTTCTTCGGTGTGGGCTCTGTCCTGCGCTGGCAGGCACTTCCCTCTGTGCTACAGATTGCAATCACCTTCAACCTGGCCACAGCCACAGCTGTGCAGGTCTCCTGGAAGACCAGCGGGGCACACGCCAACCCTGCCGTGACGCTGGCCTACCTGGTGGGCTCCCACATCTCTCTGCCCCGGGCTGTGGCCTATGTAGCTGCCCAGCTGGCAGGGGCCACGGTAGGGGCTGCTCTGCTTTATGGGGTCACTCCTGGAGATGTCCGAGGAACCCTCGGGATCAACGTG GTCCAAAACAGCACCTCGACTGGCCAGGCAGTGGCAGTGGAGCTGGTTCTGACCCTGCAGCTGGTGCTCTGTGTCTTTGCTTCCACGGACAGCCGTCAGACATTAGGCTCCCCAGCCGCCATGATCGGGACCTCTGTGGCATTGGGCCACCTCATTGGG ATCTACTTCACTGGCTGCTCCATGAACCCAGCTCGCTCCTTTGGTCCTGCTGTCATCGTTGGGAAGTTCGCAGTCCACTGG ATCTTCTGGGTGGGACCCCTGACAGGGGCTGTCCTGGCTTCGCTGATCTACAACTTCATCCTCTTCCCTGACACCAAGACTGTGGCCCAGCGACTAGCCATTCTGATGGGCACCACAGAGGTGGAGAAAGTCTTAGAAGTGGAGCCCCAGAAGAAAGAATCCCAGTCCCAGTCTAGTTCAGGGGACATTGAAGTGAGCGTGTGA